One window from the genome of Azotosporobacter soli encodes:
- the noc gene encoding nucleoid occlusion protein — protein sequence MKRWARLLGIGGTEGAEATNLSPAEMTLTEKDGAPDSQLVEIETINANPFQPRKTFSEEALAELSASIREYGILQPLIVRRREQGYELVAGERRLRASLLAGLTEVPVLIRDFDDKEMAELAMIENLQREDLHYLEEAEGYQSLLQHFSLTQEELAKRMGKKQSTIANKLRILKLSAPVRTILAREGLTERHARALLKLEDDNLQQEVLDLICQRGLNVRASEELIEEFLEDIASQVEEKKAPKRQMVKMVRDVRIFLNTINTVVGEMKKTGFKVKVKQEQDEEYIHINLKIPKTGKK from the coding sequence GGTGGGACCGAGGGAGCTGAGGCAACGAATTTGTCTCCTGCCGAAATGACGCTGACGGAAAAAGACGGCGCGCCGGACAGCCAATTGGTTGAAATAGAAACGATTAACGCCAATCCTTTCCAACCACGGAAAACGTTTAGCGAAGAAGCGTTGGCCGAGCTGTCCGCATCGATTCGCGAGTACGGCATTTTACAGCCTCTGATTGTACGCAGGCGGGAACAGGGCTATGAACTGGTAGCCGGGGAACGGCGTTTGCGTGCCTCTCTTTTGGCTGGCTTGACAGAGGTGCCGGTCTTGATTCGTGACTTTGACGACAAGGAAATGGCTGAACTGGCGATGATTGAAAATCTTCAGCGCGAAGATTTGCATTACCTGGAAGAAGCCGAAGGCTATCAATCGTTATTGCAGCATTTTTCTCTGACGCAGGAAGAATTGGCGAAGCGGATGGGCAAGAAGCAATCCACGATCGCGAATAAGCTGAGGATCTTGAAACTCTCTGCGCCGGTCAGAACGATCTTGGCCCGCGAAGGTCTGACGGAGCGCCATGCACGCGCGCTGCTGAAGTTGGAAGATGATAATTTGCAGCAGGAAGTGCTGGATTTGATTTGTCAGCGGGGGCTGAACGTAAGAGCGTCGGAAGAGTTGATCGAAGAGTTTTTAGAGGATATTGCAAGTCAGGTGGAAGAAAAGAAAGCGCCGAAGCGTCAAATGGTTAAGATGGTTCGCGACGTGAGGATTTTCTTGAATACGATCAATACGGTAGTCGGCGAGATGAAGAAAACCGGCTTTAAAGTGAAAGTAAAACAGGAACAGGATGAAGAGTACATCCATATCAATCTCAAAATCCCCAAAACAGGAAAGAAATAA
- a CDS encoding ankyrin repeat domain-containing protein, translating into MADETLNRKEPASEKQASSQPQNNSIAAPAVSSEQQPVLSPAENSVSNPTDDPNKALTPDDIAALLASMEPETPAPVPAAEPVDPNKAMSPDDIAALLASMEPEAPAAAAPASVTEDPVDPNKAMSPDDIAALLASMEPETSAATAPAPAAQEPVDPNKAMSPDDIAAFLASMEPEAPAAAAPASATEPVDPNKAMSPDDIAALLASMEPEAPAAQEAPAAQEAPAPAAEPIDPNKAMSPDDIASLLASMEPEAPAAAATPAPVAEPIDPNKAMSPDDIAALLASMEPESAAAPVEPTAATPAPVAEEPVDPNKAMSPDDIAALLASMEPEAPAAPAEPAAVAPAPVAEEPVDPNKAMSPDDIAALLASMEPEAPAAPAEPAAAAPAPLTEEPIDPNKAMSPDDIAALLASMEPEAPAAAAPAPVAEEPVDPNKAMSPDDIAALLASMEPEAPAAAAPAPVAEEPVDPNKAMSPDDIAALLASMEPETPAAAAPAPVAEEPPAPMVDSSTTSSANAAEDPNKQMNPDDIAALLASMEAEPEAKQATPEEEPAAQREIATTAPAADEASADPNKQMSPDDIAALLATMEPIKETAETTSAQAPEIESLLDEPLESTAVSKDKDEAPEIDHWEIKELVNNVIASHEAEQKTAANSAETAAQPTVWKRFSLWLAALFSDDAKTAEAETAPALPAETTPAEAEEGTAVETPEAAAATPLKGKKRLRMAFSKRGVLFVMAGLISVASIGGFLGYHSTRLASDSMSPLDKIVNLGVTFEEKSMVQIAAKGNKEMVKAFIDAGMDVNAVRKSDGWTPLISASFYKQPEIVQLLLGEGANPNLQDNIGRTALMQAASVGAESIVRLLLDQGANPNVQDKFGRTALTDAYRKSEAKIAELLKAAGADPNLQPETRPPLAAGSTLPPGFPAGKFGAPNTANQPVNEFSLTVGKAGAINIGMALEDLQKKYSNVLINTELINGERTTLAVLYLDSSKKTPAVKMELSNGKIKLVSTIHIYDSRYKTDKQIGPGSSVEDVRSNYAISDIRIIDGTPFLVVKSMRMMCELDVTKDSSIGSWLQDGSISSLPGDMKIKQLLLY; encoded by the coding sequence ATGGCAGACGAAACATTAAACCGAAAAGAGCCCGCATCCGAAAAGCAGGCGTCTTCTCAGCCACAAAACAACTCGATTGCTGCACCGGCTGTTTCATCTGAACAACAGCCGGTGCTTTCGCCTGCCGAAAATTCGGTAAGCAACCCGACCGATGATCCGAACAAAGCGCTAACTCCCGACGACATCGCAGCTTTGCTTGCTTCGATGGAACCGGAAACGCCTGCGCCTGTCCCTGCAGCAGAACCGGTAGACCCTAATAAGGCGATGAGTCCCGATGATATCGCCGCTTTGCTCGCCTCGATGGAACCGGAAGCACCTGCAGCAGCAGCACCTGCTTCTGTGACGGAAGATCCGGTCGATCCGAATAAAGCAATGAGTCCCGACGATATCGCCGCTTTGCTCGCTTCGATGGAACCGGAAACGTCTGCAGCAACAGCGCCTGCTCCCGCAGCACAAGAACCGGTCGACCCGAATAAAGCGATGAGCCCCGATGATATCGCGGCTTTTCTCGCCTCGATGGAACCGGAAGCACCTGCAGCAGCAGCACCTGCTTCTGCAACAGAACCTGTAGACCCTAATAAGGCGATGAGTCCCGATGATATCGCCGCCTTGCTTGCTTCTATGGAACCGGAAGCACCTGCAGCACAGGAAGCTCCTGCAGCACAGGAAGCTCCTGCCCCTGCAGCAGAACCGATTGATCCGAATAAAGCGATGAGCCCTGACGATATCGCCTCTTTGCTTGCTTCGATGGAACCGGAAGCGCCTGCAGCAGCGGCAACCCCTGCTCCTGTAGCAGAGCCAATCGATCCGAACAAAGCGATGAGTCCTGATGATATCGCCGCTCTGCTTGCCTCAATGGAACCCGAATCTGCCGCAGCTCCCGTAGAGCCTACAGCAGCAACGCCGGCTCCTGTAGCAGAAGAACCGGTCGATCCGAATAAAGCAATGAGTCCCGACGATATTGCGGCTTTGCTCGCCTCGATGGAACCGGAAGCACCTGCTGCTCCCGCAGAGCCTGCAGCAGTAGCTCCTGCCCCTGTGGCGGAAGAGCCAGTCGACCCGAATAAAGCGATGAGCCCGGACGATATTGCAGCTTTGCTCGCTTCGATGGAACCGGAAGCACCTGCTGCTCCCGCAGAGCCTGCAGCAGCAGCTCCTGCCCCTCTGACAGAAGAGCCGATTGACCCGAATAAAGCGATGAGTCCCGATGATATTGCGGCTTTGCTCGCCTCGATGGAACCGGAAGCGCCTGCAGCGGCAGCACCTGCTCCTGTCGCGGAAGAGCCAGTCGACCCGAATAAAGCGATGAGCCCCGATGATATCGCGGCTTTGCTCGCCTCGATGGAACCGGAAGCGCCTGCAGCGGCAGCACCTGCCCCTGTCGCGGAAGAGCCGGTCGACCCGAATAAAGCGATGAGTCCCGATGATATTGCCGCTTTGCTCGCTTCGATGGAACCGGAAACACCTGCAGCAGCAGCGCCTGCTCCTGTCGCGGAAGAGCCGCCTGCCCCGATGGTTGATTCTTCCACTACGTCTTCCGCTAACGCGGCGGAAGACCCGAATAAGCAAATGAATCCGGACGATATTGCCGCTCTCCTTGCTTCGATGGAAGCCGAACCGGAAGCAAAACAAGCAACGCCGGAAGAAGAACCGGCTGCGCAGCGCGAAATTGCAACGACAGCTCCTGCTGCAGATGAAGCTTCCGCTGACCCCAACAAACAAATGAGTCCCGACGATATTGCCGCTTTGCTCGCCACGATGGAGCCTATAAAAGAAACGGCTGAAACAACGTCGGCACAAGCGCCGGAAATCGAAAGTCTGCTCGACGAGCCCCTTGAGAGCACTGCCGTCTCTAAAGATAAGGACGAGGCGCCAGAAATCGACCACTGGGAAATCAAAGAACTTGTCAATAATGTAATCGCTTCGCATGAGGCAGAGCAAAAGACAGCGGCTAACAGCGCCGAAACGGCGGCTCAGCCAACGGTCTGGAAACGCTTTTCCCTTTGGCTTGCCGCTTTATTTTCCGACGATGCCAAGACAGCCGAGGCCGAAACGGCTCCGGCTTTACCTGCCGAAACAACGCCTGCCGAAGCCGAAGAAGGCACTGCCGTAGAAACGCCGGAAGCAGCGGCAGCCACGCCGCTTAAAGGGAAAAAACGTTTGCGCATGGCTTTCAGCAAACGCGGCGTCCTCTTTGTCATGGCCGGTTTAATCAGCGTTGCCAGTATCGGCGGTTTCCTCGGCTACCATTCGACCAGGCTGGCTTCCGATTCGATGTCGCCCTTAGATAAGATCGTCAACCTCGGCGTCACTTTCGAAGAAAAAAGTATGGTGCAGATTGCCGCCAAGGGCAATAAGGAAATGGTGAAAGCCTTCATTGACGCCGGAATGGACGTCAATGCTGTGCGCAAAAGCGACGGTTGGACGCCTTTGATTTCCGCCTCCTTTTACAAACAGCCGGAGATTGTCCAACTTTTGCTGGGTGAAGGAGCCAATCCCAACTTGCAGGATAACATCGGGCGGACCGCCTTGATGCAGGCAGCCAGCGTCGGTGCAGAGAGCATTGTCCGCTTATTGCTCGACCAGGGCGCCAACCCGAATGTCCAGGATAAGTTTGGCCGTACGGCGTTAACAGACGCCTACCGGAAAAGCGAGGCAAAAATTGCCGAACTCTTAAAAGCCGCCGGAGCCGATCCGAATCTGCAGCCGGAAACACGTCCGCCGCTAGCGGCAGGATCAACGTTACCGCCAGGTTTCCCTGCCGGTAAGTTCGGCGCCCCGAATACCGCCAACCAGCCGGTTAATGAGTTTTCTTTGACAGTCGGCAAGGCCGGCGCGATCAATATCGGCATGGCCTTAGAAGACTTGCAGAAAAAATATTCCAATGTCTTGATCAATACGGAGCTTATCAACGGCGAGCGAACCACCTTAGCGGTACTTTATCTCGACAGCAGCAAAAAAACACCTGCCGTGAAAATGGAATTGTCGAACGGGAAGATTAAGTTGGTTTCCACCATTCACATCTATGACTCGCGTTATAAAACCGATAAACAAATCGGTCCCGGCTCCAGCGTTGAAGACGTGCGTTCCAATTACGCGATCAGCGATATCCGCATTATCGACGGTACTCCGTTCCTGGTCGTAAAAAGCATGCGTATGATGTGCGAACTGGACGTCACGAAGGATTCTTCCATTGGCAGCTGGCTGCAAGACGGAAGCATTTCCTCATTACCGGGCGATATGAAAATCAAACAACTGCTGCTCTACTAA
- a CDS encoding homocysteine S-methyltransferase family protein, with protein sequence MKVSVFDGAMGTMLQAAGLPAGYCPELWNLENPAAISKIHQTYIANGADIIETNTFGANRIKLEHYGLADQVATLNEAAVKAARAACAPHTKIAGSVGPTGKLLEPLGDLNFDTAVDVFQEQIRALVAADVDMIIIETIIDLQEMRAALIAAKTVTTKPVICQLSFGADGRTITGTDPETAAIVLSALGADVIGANCSLGPAQLLQVIEQLALHAQTPISVQPNAGMPELIHGETVFPMTPAEMAEWAPKLAAAGASYIGGCCGTTPAHIQAVKTALLHVSVTRQARQRRFDLALTSRTRTVHIGSKQPLALIGERINPTGRKAMAAEIKAGNFIGVKKEALGQVAAGAKILDVNMGVPGIDQAAAMTTVFHELSMLVDVPLVIDTTDAAALECALKAYPGRALINSVSAESERLASFLPLAKKYGAAILCLPLSDKGVPRTAAERLQCARQIIAAAFAAGLKPNDFLLDALVLTTAAEQNAALETLATLRLYRQELGYPSTMGLSNVSFGLPQRPIVNAAFCAMALEAGLDAPILNPYDERMKETLAAAAALRGEDPCGQQYSLLYAPNSAPLEAKSAALTLDTLGQIKSAVLQGEKESVIPLVEQALQEGFSSLVITDNALTAAMNEIGIAFGAGRCFLPQVLLAAETMRSAFLTLKKHLPAEAETYLGTVVIATVKGDIHDLGKNIVAALLENNGFKVIDLGKDVAPDCIVEAVRIHKPDIVGLCALMTTTMTKIDETIAAIKEAGLSPYTIVGGAVLTKEYALAAAADCFAANGVDAVTLAKSFMKENK encoded by the coding sequence TTGAAGGTATCTGTATTTGATGGAGCCATGGGAACGATGCTGCAAGCCGCCGGATTGCCCGCCGGTTATTGTCCGGAATTGTGGAATCTCGAAAATCCTGCCGCAATCAGCAAGATCCACCAGACTTATATTGCAAACGGCGCTGATATCATTGAGACGAATACGTTTGGCGCCAATCGCATCAAGCTTGAACATTACGGGCTGGCCGATCAAGTCGCGACGCTAAATGAAGCGGCCGTGAAAGCCGCGCGCGCCGCCTGCGCACCGCACACTAAAATCGCCGGCTCAGTCGGGCCGACAGGAAAACTATTGGAACCGCTAGGCGATTTGAACTTCGACACTGCCGTTGACGTCTTTCAAGAACAGATCCGCGCACTTGTCGCAGCCGATGTCGATATGATCATTATTGAAACGATTATCGATCTTCAAGAAATGCGCGCCGCTTTGATTGCGGCAAAAACGGTGACGACGAAACCGGTAATCTGTCAGCTTTCTTTTGGCGCGGACGGCAGGACGATAACCGGTACGGATCCTGAGACGGCAGCGATCGTGTTGAGCGCGTTAGGCGCCGATGTCATCGGCGCAAACTGTTCCCTGGGCCCTGCGCAGCTGCTGCAAGTCATTGAACAATTAGCCCTTCATGCGCAAACGCCGATCAGTGTGCAGCCAAATGCGGGCATGCCGGAACTGATTCACGGCGAAACCGTATTCCCCATGACGCCTGCGGAAATGGCCGAATGGGCGCCTAAGCTTGCCGCTGCCGGAGCCTCCTATATCGGCGGCTGTTGCGGCACCACGCCAGCTCATATTCAAGCAGTCAAAACAGCTTTGCTGCATGTCTCCGTCACACGGCAAGCGCGTCAGCGCCGTTTTGATCTCGCCCTGACCAGTCGCACCCGAACGGTGCATATCGGCAGTAAACAGCCTCTTGCGCTGATCGGCGAACGCATCAATCCGACCGGACGCAAAGCGATGGCTGCCGAAATCAAAGCAGGCAACTTTATCGGCGTCAAGAAAGAAGCCTTAGGACAAGTCGCCGCCGGAGCAAAAATATTGGATGTCAATATGGGCGTTCCGGGAATTGATCAAGCAGCCGCGATGACAACCGTATTTCATGAATTATCCATGTTGGTCGACGTTCCTCTGGTTATTGATACAACCGATGCCGCTGCGCTGGAATGTGCATTGAAAGCCTATCCCGGACGCGCTTTAATCAATTCCGTAAGCGCCGAAAGCGAACGTTTGGCAAGCTTTCTTCCTTTGGCGAAAAAATACGGCGCAGCGATCCTTTGCCTGCCGCTTTCCGACAAAGGCGTTCCGCGCACCGCCGCCGAGCGTCTTCAGTGTGCGCGACAAATTATCGCAGCCGCTTTTGCTGCGGGGCTCAAGCCGAATGACTTCTTGCTTGACGCCCTCGTTTTAACCACGGCAGCGGAACAAAATGCCGCACTCGAAACACTGGCAACACTGCGCTTATACCGCCAAGAACTAGGTTATCCGAGCACAATGGGACTCAGCAATGTCTCCTTTGGTCTGCCGCAGCGCCCGATCGTCAACGCCGCTTTTTGCGCCATGGCGCTTGAAGCAGGCCTGGATGCGCCCATTCTTAACCCCTACGACGAAAGAATGAAAGAAACGCTGGCGGCCGCTGCAGCGCTGCGCGGCGAAGACCCTTGCGGGCAACAATACAGTTTACTGTATGCGCCGAACAGCGCACCGCTTGAAGCAAAATCCGCCGCTTTAACGCTTGATACGCTTGGCCAGATCAAGTCAGCCGTCCTGCAGGGCGAAAAAGAAAGCGTCATACCGCTGGTCGAACAGGCGCTTCAAGAAGGCTTTTCCTCGCTCGTCATCACGGACAACGCGCTTACCGCCGCGATGAACGAGATAGGTATTGCTTTTGGCGCAGGACGCTGCTTCTTACCACAGGTACTCCTTGCAGCAGAAACCATGCGCAGCGCTTTTCTAACGCTAAAAAAACACTTGCCCGCTGAAGCGGAAACCTATCTTGGAACCGTTGTTATTGCAACCGTTAAAGGCGACATTCATGATCTTGGCAAAAACATCGTGGCCGCCTTATTGGAAAACAACGGTTTTAAAGTTATCGATCTTGGCAAAGATGTCGCTCCCGATTGCATCGTCGAAGCCGTACGCATTCATAAACCGGATATTGTCGGTCTCTGTGCGCTGATGACTACGACAATGACTAAGATCGACGAAACCATCGCCGCCATCAAAGAAGCCGGTCTTTCACCCTACACGATTGTCGGCGGCGCCGTTTTAACGAAAGAATATGCGCTCGCCGCAGCCGCCGACTGTTTTGCCGCCAATGGAGTTGACGCCGTCACGCTTGCAAAATCCTTTATGAAAGAAAATAAATAA
- a CDS encoding vitamin B12 dependent-methionine synthase activation domain-containing protein → MPIYNPSLQSLSAAEVQRYAGMKEAHNFPPAAITAAVQEGRLLAEAKSSWEIFPYDSATSTILAERKIELTATSIKRHLQASQHVVVLAVTIGELLEKTSEHYFAQGSYSHALLLDAAGTTAVEAAADQLEAFIRQQYAQKGFICTRRFSPGYGNWDIRFQPEILRLANAGQVNITSTESCMLLPRKSVTAVIGLQPTYRQQKLQSNSTCSTCSLTNCLSRREKRKDETN, encoded by the coding sequence GTGCCGATTTACAACCCGTCCTTGCAGTCCTTGTCCGCAGCAGAAGTTCAACGGTATGCCGGAATGAAGGAAGCGCACAATTTTCCTCCTGCAGCGATTACAGCCGCCGTTCAGGAAGGCCGTCTACTCGCGGAAGCGAAAAGTTCATGGGAAATATTCCCTTATGATTCTGCCACTTCGACGATCCTGGCTGAGAGAAAAATAGAACTGACCGCCACTAGCATTAAACGCCACTTGCAAGCAAGCCAGCATGTTGTCGTTTTGGCAGTCACCATTGGCGAACTTTTAGAAAAAACCTCCGAACATTATTTTGCCCAGGGTTCCTACAGCCATGCCTTATTGCTTGATGCCGCCGGAACAACCGCTGTTGAAGCGGCAGCCGACCAGCTGGAAGCTTTTATCCGCCAACAATATGCACAAAAAGGCTTTATTTGCACGCGACGTTTCAGCCCAGGTTATGGTAACTGGGATATTCGGTTTCAGCCTGAAATACTGCGCTTAGCAAACGCCGGTCAGGTTAATATTACGTCAACTGAATCCTGCATGTTGCTGCCGCGCAAATCCGTTACCGCGGTCATTGGTCTTCAGCCGACCTATCGCCAGCAAAAGCTGCAGTCCAATAGCACTTGCAGCACCTGCTCTCTTACTAACTGTCTCTCCCGCAGAGAGAAAAGAAAGGATGAAACAAATTGA
- a CDS encoding AAA family ATPase, with amino-acid sequence MRILGKVIAIANQKGGVGKTTTAVNLSACIAELGKKVLLLDLDPQGNTSSGLGVNKKLLERSIYDVLVNDVPAESAVCDTELANLQLLPTTIQLAGAEIELVSVISRETKLKRALDKIRFEYDYVIIDCPPSLGLLTINALTAANSVLVPIQCEFYALEGLTQLMSTISLVQRNLNPALTLEGVVLTMFDARTNLSIQVVDEVKNHFRHKVYQTIIPRNVRLSEAPSHGKPVITYDPKSKGAEVYFELAQEVVGDE; translated from the coding sequence GTGAGGATTTTGGGGAAAGTCATTGCGATCGCCAACCAAAAAGGCGGCGTCGGCAAGACTACGACAGCGGTAAACTTAAGTGCTTGTATCGCTGAATTAGGGAAAAAAGTACTCCTATTGGATCTCGATCCGCAGGGGAATACCAGCAGCGGATTAGGCGTCAACAAGAAGCTGCTTGAGAGAAGTATCTATGACGTTTTGGTAAATGATGTTCCGGCGGAGAGCGCTGTTTGCGATACGGAACTTGCCAACTTGCAACTTTTACCGACGACCATTCAATTAGCTGGAGCTGAAATTGAGCTGGTTTCTGTTATTTCACGTGAAACAAAATTAAAACGGGCATTGGATAAAATACGTTTCGAGTATGATTATGTGATTATCGATTGTCCGCCTTCGCTCGGGTTATTAACAATCAACGCGCTGACGGCGGCGAATTCGGTGCTTGTACCGATTCAGTGCGAATTTTACGCGTTAGAAGGATTGACGCAGTTGATGAGTACCATCTCGCTTGTGCAGCGCAATCTGAACCCGGCACTGACTTTGGAAGGCGTCGTGTTGACCATGTTTGACGCCCGGACGAATCTTTCAATTCAGGTAGTGGATGAAGTGAAGAATCATTTCCGTCATAAAGTGTATCAGACGATCATTCCGCGCAATGTGCGTTTGAGTGAAGCTCCGAGTCACGGAAAACCGGTTATTACATATGATCCTAAATCAAAAGGCGCCGAAGTGTATTTTGAGTTAGCGCAGGAGGTTGTGGGTGATGAATAA
- a CDS encoding ParB/RepB/Spo0J family partition protein translates to MNKGGRGLGRGLDALIPMGGASHQVETVQKKNGATDWVMVKDIVANQFQPRRLFDEDALNELVQSIRQYGILQPIVVRKTMQGFELVAGERRWRASQRAGLKEIPAVVKELTDGEMMEIALIENIQRESLNPIEEAAAYRRLMEEFGLTQEEVARKIGRSRSLIANTVRMLNLSPDVQDHVSRGTLSMGQARPLLTLEDREVQLEAAETIIAEGLSSRDAEELVKRIIKGVGEKNRAKKEVEPIRGVFVEEAEDQLKMVLGTQVKIKPGKLKSRIEIEFYSQDDLERIIETLTQMMQPTAGVRVPGQLIV, encoded by the coding sequence ATGAATAAGGGTGGACGTGGTCTGGGTCGTGGTTTGGATGCGTTAATCCCGATGGGAGGCGCCAGTCATCAGGTTGAGACGGTGCAAAAGAAGAATGGGGCGACAGACTGGGTTATGGTAAAAGATATCGTCGCCAATCAGTTTCAGCCAAGACGTTTGTTTGATGAAGACGCGCTGAATGAATTAGTGCAATCCATCCGTCAATACGGCATTTTGCAGCCGATCGTTGTACGAAAGACGATGCAAGGGTTTGAACTTGTTGCTGGCGAACGACGCTGGCGCGCCTCGCAGCGTGCTGGTTTAAAAGAAATTCCGGCGGTTGTAAAAGAGTTGACCGACGGAGAGATGATGGAAATCGCGCTAATTGAAAACATTCAGCGTGAGAGCCTGAATCCGATTGAAGAAGCTGCGGCTTACCGGCGTTTGATGGAAGAATTCGGCCTGACGCAGGAAGAAGTCGCGCGTAAAATTGGTCGAAGTCGTTCGTTGATCGCAAATACGGTGCGCATGCTGAATTTATCGCCGGATGTGCAAGATCATGTTTCACGTGGAACATTGAGCATGGGGCAAGCAAGACCTCTCTTGACCTTAGAGGATCGTGAAGTGCAGCTGGAAGCTGCTGAGACGATCATCGCAGAAGGTTTGTCTTCACGTGATGCAGAAGAATTGGTAAAACGCATCATTAAAGGCGTAGGAGAAAAGAACAGAGCGAAGAAAGAAGTTGAACCGATCAGAGGCGTTTTTGTGGAAGAAGCCGAAGATCAGCTCAAGATGGTCTTAGGGACGCAGGTTAAGATTAAGCCTGGAAAACTGAAAAGTAGAATAGAAATCGAATTTTACTCGCAAGATGACTTGGAACGAATCATTGAAACATTGACGCAGATGATGCAACCGACAGCGGGAGTGCGAGTACCGGGGCAATTAATCGTATAA
- a CDS encoding aminotransferase class V-fold PLP-dependent enzyme produces the protein MIYLDNAATSWPKPESVYQKTEEALRAGGSPGRGGYQKARKAAEVLYEAREALAELIRAPIATQIAFAQNATDALSMALFGLIKPGDIVVTTSMEHNAVARPLWQLQQTGVIIRKVSCNAQGELNWSMLKEALSGAQWIVLTHASNVSGTVFPIHEIGRLAAERNVRCIVDACQTIGVKEIDVQAGLFSAVAFSGHKGLLSPQGVGALYIEETLSCKPLRYGGTGSLSESEEQPSFMPDRLESGTPNVPGIAGLLAGVEYIAAKGQDAICRHELKLAQLLWEGLGVLPKVKRLGPGFAAERTAVVSFAVEGIDSGMISRALEETAAIASRSGLHCAPWAHKTLGSLESGAVRFSPGIYNNEAEIKIVLETLEAVLKTESAC, from the coding sequence ATGATATATCTGGATAATGCCGCGACAAGTTGGCCGAAACCGGAATCTGTTTATCAAAAAACGGAAGAGGCTTTGCGCGCGGGCGGAAGCCCGGGCAGAGGCGGTTATCAGAAGGCAAGGAAGGCGGCAGAAGTGCTCTATGAAGCGCGTGAAGCGCTGGCCGAATTGATTCGTGCGCCGATCGCAACGCAAATCGCGTTTGCGCAAAATGCCACCGATGCTTTGAGTATGGCGTTGTTTGGTTTAATTAAACCCGGAGATATCGTCGTAACGACGTCGATGGAACATAATGCGGTGGCTCGTCCGCTCTGGCAACTACAACAAACCGGTGTCATCATACGTAAGGTTTCGTGTAACGCACAGGGGGAACTGAATTGGAGCATGTTGAAAGAAGCCTTGTCGGGTGCGCAGTGGATTGTCCTCACGCACGCATCGAATGTGAGCGGCACGGTATTTCCGATCCATGAAATTGGGCGTCTGGCGGCGGAACGAAATGTGCGCTGCATCGTAGATGCATGTCAAACCATTGGTGTGAAGGAAATTGATGTTCAAGCCGGCCTCTTCTCAGCAGTCGCATTTAGTGGACATAAAGGGTTGCTAAGTCCTCAGGGCGTCGGCGCTTTATATATCGAAGAGACTCTTTCTTGCAAGCCGTTGCGCTATGGGGGGACGGGAAGTCTTTCGGAATCCGAAGAACAGCCTTCTTTTATGCCGGATCGACTGGAAAGCGGCACGCCGAACGTTCCTGGCATTGCAGGTTTGTTGGCCGGAGTAGAGTATATTGCGGCTAAGGGGCAGGATGCGATCTGTCGACATGAATTGAAGTTGGCGCAGCTTCTCTGGGAAGGGCTTGGCGTGCTGCCGAAAGTAAAGCGGCTTGGGCCGGGTTTTGCGGCAGAACGCACGGCGGTTGTCAGTTTTGCGGTCGAGGGGATCGACAGCGGCATGATAAGCCGTGCATTGGAAGAAACGGCGGCGATCGCGTCGCGCAGCGGTCTGCACTGCGCACCGTGGGCGCATAAGACGCTCGGCAGTCTGGAAAGCGGCGCGGTGCGTTTTAGCCCAGGAATTTATAATAACGAAGCGGAAATAAAAATCGTTCTTGAAACGCTCGAAGCCGTCTTAAAAACGGAAAGTGCGTGCTAA
- a CDS encoding DUF4446 family protein yields the protein MDIKELTDLIMGNLPELILAMTGLLLAALLVFISINIKMVGLSRKYETMTKGMDGVNLEKLLLEHVAEVRQTSRQCEALEKECARLRQQLLGCIQRFGVVRFNAFPDIASDLSFAIAMLDEKNNGVVFSSIYSRSESRTYAKPITNGESAYLLSEEERKALQMAMEKKPA from the coding sequence ATGGATATAAAGGAATTGACCGATCTGATCATGGGAAATCTGCCGGAATTGATCCTTGCGATGACGGGATTATTGCTGGCGGCATTGCTTGTCTTTATCAGCATTAATATTAAGATGGTAGGTTTGAGCCGCAAGTATGAAACGATGACGAAGGGTATGGACGGCGTGAATTTAGAGAAGCTTCTGCTCGAACATGTGGCGGAAGTGCGGCAAACGAGCCGTCAATGCGAGGCGCTTGAGAAAGAATGCGCGCGCTTGCGCCAACAGCTGCTGGGATGCATCCAACGCTTTGGCGTGGTTCGCTTTAACGCTTTTCCCGATATCGCAAGCGATTTGAGCTTTGCAATTGCGATGCTGGACGAAAAAAACAACGGCGTCGTCTTCTCGAGCATCTATAGCCGCAGCGAATCGAGAACCTATGCAAAGCCGATCACAAATGGAGAATCTGCGTATTTGCTTTCGGAAGAAGAACGTAAGGCACTGCAAATGGCGATGGAAAAAAAACCTGCGTAA